The sequence TATTTGACATGTTTGGCATCAATCTTTCAACCAATTCTTTcatggaattcactttagagcAATTACATCTATTGGGGTTGGGCAAGGGCAATTGCCCAGTACTCACAAAACCTGTTCCAGTTAGGCCtgacaattcctgacacgatccgataacccgacatgacacgacacgaaattaacaggtgttcgggtcgacacgataacgaaatgggtcgttatcgggtaacccgataagcacctgttaagataacgggttagttcgggtatacacgtgggtaacacgatacacgataagcaaaatattaatttaataattttataaccctaaaaaaatactataataattatatatattaatttaacaattttatacccctaaaaactataataattatatatatatatatatatatatattaaattaactataataattatacccccaaaatattaactatactagttatatatatatatatatatatatatatatattaaattttaaattaaattttatacccctaaaaactataataattatacatacaaaataaatagatttaaatctacttaataaataaatatatatacacacacacacacacaccattgaactcatgggatacgaattatacgaaactaatttcaacgatccaaccgtcaaacttgtttgtatatgcttcgagatctcatcagcaaaaaattacaaaaaacaaacattcacatatcaagtaacgagacaaaacttttcgacggttataaacgaaaaatcacgatctaacggttattttaactccgattttgatgattttttacagctacactccttgaccctatatgaatacaatgaatgaattcgatcttcaatttaaaatatttacactaggggatatcacaaaatcttatgttatacttgatgaaagtatgaataaattcttaagtgttagtgaatctattgttttgatgggatacgcattctacgaaactagtttcaacgatccaaccgtcaaacatgtttgtatatacttcaagatcgcatacgccaaaaattgcaaaaaacaaacattcagagatcaagtaacaagacaaaacttttcgacggttataaatgaaaaatcacgatttaacggttattttaactccaattttgataatttttttcagCTACAtaccttgaccctatatgaatacaatcaatgaattcgatcttcaatttaaaatatttaaactagtggatatcacaaaatcttatgttatacttaatgaaaatatgaataaactcttaagtgttagtgaatctattgttttgatgagatatgcattttgcgaaactagtttcaacgatccaaccgtcaaacttgttcgtatatgcttcgagatcgcatacgccaaaattgcaaaaaacaaacattcagagatcaagtaacgagacaaaacttttcgacggttataaacaaaaaatcacgatttaacagttattttaactccgattttgatgattttttacagctacactccttgaccctatatgaatacaatgaatgaattctatcttcaatttaaaatatttacactagtggataccacaaaatcttatgttatacttaatgaaagtaagaataaactcttaagtgttagtgaatctattgttttgatgggatatgcattctacgaaactagtttcaacgatctaaccgtcaaacttttttgtatatgctttgagatcgcatacgccaaaaattgcaaaaaataaacatttaaagattaagtaacgggacaaaacttttcaacggttataaacgaaaaatcacaatttaacggttattttaactccgattttgatgattttttacaaaacttttcaactatatgaatacaatgaatgaattcgatcttcaatttaaaatatttacactagtggataccacaaaatcttatgttatacttaatgaaagtacgaataaacACACTAGTAGGTCACTTTCattaagctttgagttccattggcaaggtttaaacttttgagaaaggcttcacaaccttgaaaacaaaaacgctttcattttgcatatccttgcacatttaatatttgtaatagattagtagtgtatgaatgtattttttatgaggctcttattttcgagtgtagatgtagtacttaaacgacaaatgtggtttaatgttttgaagtaatatttatgtgacaatgtgtggtatgtgcaaatttaggaaaaaacaaatatttttcttaacgggtcgggtcactttacccgttgggtaaagtgacctgacctgttaaggacccgttaagataacaggtgtgacacgacacgacccgttaagataacaggtgttacacgaaaacgacacgaacacgactggcacgacccgtttgccaggcctagttcCAGTGGTCTAATATTTGGgggtaaattgtagcaatggtcccttaactttaactcaattggagcattaatccctcaactaaaaatccatttccattggtccctcaactcatcacaACGTGCATCtatggtccttcaactaaaaattcattatcattggtccatcaactttaacctaattggagcaatgatccctcaattttaacccaattgtaacaatggtccttccaacataactcgttttgacaaaattctgacgaagttgacaaaaataatcatagctacacgttttgatgagttgagggaccccaatttagcaatggtcattccaacataacttattttaacaaaattttgacgaagttgatgaaaaggactatagctatacattttgatgagtcgagggaccaatagtaatggatttttagttgggggaccattgctctaatttgattaaagttgagggatcattgctacaatgtACTCAATATTTGCAGGGCCAATGAAGGGCCCACGAAGCCAGTCTAAAAGCTCGTCAAGTTTTTCCTAGCTTTGCACCTGCTGACTTGGTTGGCGTTAGCATGATGTCAGCCAtgttcactttttttttatatggcgTGTGTATTACATGCACGACAACGACAGGAGGAGCTGACAACATTTGTTGTCCTATATCCTGCTATAAATGCTATGTTGCCCGTATTACATGCACGGTGGTGGGCTTTACTTGCCCTACAAGTAATAAGTCATAAAGGGATTTGATCTCCCAAATCCTATTGAATTTTACTTctagatttacacaatcacattcctcaACAATTTTAATAGTATATATAAAAGTCTAATTTATTTCTTCCCTAGTATATGTATGTAGTTTGTCTCTAGAAGCTTACCAGTTTTTTACATGGAATAGCAACGCTACTTAATTTATTCATTTTCTCTATTGCTGCCGCAccctctctccctcagaaatagGCCACAACATAGaagttattttaggaataatagtgAATAGAGAAATaacatttaattttttaacttttcatgGGGGAGGGATTGTAAGAACATATCTAATGTGTTGACAAGGTTCCGAGGCTAGAAGCAAAATCTAGCCCCTCAAACTGATGATATTgtctaaaaattatttttgtggttttggttgtgAAAGGCATGAGGCTAGGATTCTAAAGGGCAAGTGAGTCCCACTTTCCCCAAGGCTTGGCAAatttgagttaaagttgagggaccttGTGACCTAGGCAAATTCATGATCTTGTCTCAAAATGAAGCTAGGCAAatttgagttaaagttgagggacaatGGTCCCTCACCTTTAACGCGACATGGCGGAGATGATGTTAACAGACTGTAGATCGAATATCTCAGTTGCCAGAAGGTATTATGCATCAAATCCTGTTTTGCAGCCTCTAGAAGATAAAGTCCACATGAGCGTCGTGTCTAAGACATGGAAGAGTGTTTTGAACTCAGTACCAGACTCTCATTTCGATGTTGACACCGAAATTCCTTCCGTGCTTTATTGTCTAATGGATCCATACGGTTGTAAACGTAAAAAGGCCAAGGGGCTCCGGAATCATCTTACAACATGGGTTGACAAATCAATGAGAGTATGCCATGAACATGGCAATCACAAAAAATGTATCATCGAATGCTTTAGGCTGAGAGCGATCTTTGATGATCGAATAGAGTTAATCGCCAAAAACTATGTCAAGAAGCTAGACTTGAACTATAAGATCTATTCGCTGTCATGGTACCACTTTCCTCCTACTACTCTTGATGGGGCATTGGTTGTCTTAAATTTGTGTAATTGTGGTTTAGAAATCCCAGCGAGCAAGAGGCTTAGCTGCTTCCAAGTGCTGAGATTGTCAAATGTGGATTTGAACGGGCTAGCCGGACACCTCCTTTCAATATGCCCTTCCCTTGAGACTTTAGACATCAAGTCATGCAGGAACATAAAACATCTTCAAATTAGTTCCAACTTCAAGCTCAAGAATGTTCTTGGATTCCAAACTGAAGCTTATACGTACTATATTGATGCGACCACTCTTCAAACTCTTCATTTGTATGAAATTCCTCAATTTTTGGAAATGTCAATTCTCAACGGAGCAGTCTCCTGCAGTAATCTAAAGGAGTTGAGTTTATGCTCTACATATCACACTTTCATTACCAACAAAATTATTGAGACACTTATTTCTAAGTTTCCATATCTCGAGGAGCTGACCTTCTCCGCCTCTTTTGATTCCGCAAAGATCCTAAAAGTTTCTAGCCATCTACTCAGGAAATTGTCAATAACATTACATGGGAATAATTGTGTGAAGGAGGTCAACATAAATACTCCAAATCTTCTCGTTTACTTGTACAGTTGCACAGCTAACAATATCCCATCCACGATTTCATTGAATTCTACACAGCTAAGAGTAGCTAATCTTGAGTTAAATTTTAGCTGTGGTATGCTTCTTGGTCGATCATGGTTTCTTAAATTGCGGGAATATCTTGGGAATTTCACACCagttgaagaattgaatttAGGAGTTAAGCCTCACTCAGAAGTAAGTTCATAACACAACTTTATTCCTGATACCAGCTTATGTTCATGTGTAAATTGTGCCAAGGAAGCTGCTAATAAAATTTGCTTGTATTAATTTTCCTCTTGCATTATTTTTCTGAAATTTGCAGATGGGTTTCCTTCCAGGAGATATACGTGAAGCTCAAACAGTTCCTTCATCGTCATTAGCAAAAATCACGCATTTGAGGGTGGTAGACAATCCATCAGTGATGGTAGATTTTATAGCTCTTGTTGAAGGTTTGCTCTTGTGCTGTCATCCACTCACCCTATCTGTGACAGCTTCCTATCCACCTAATATAAATTACATGGTAAAGGTACGTAGTTGTATAATTCCCAGTATCTATCAAACtgtaaaaaacataaatttggACTAATACGATTCAGCATGTGGTTCTTCATAAATTCAAGTGCATTAGCATGTGCTTTTTCATAAAGCATTTCTATGGCCCATAAGTGTTTTTAGATTTTTCCACCAAACGTAGTCGGAAGCCCCTTAGTTGTGTCAGTTAGCCCTTCCATAAGCCTTATATAGAAACCTTTTGAAAGTAGGAATTAAACAGCTGTGTCCCTATCTCCTCTAGCAACGCATACATTAGCTCTATCAGCAAGCTATGTATACATAGAAGAAGAGttctgtaattttatttggaaaTTTATTTGAGTCTTACGTTGTATGTTTATGATATCGACCCTGCTTATTCATTATTTGATTCTGCTGATTTCAGGTTATATACAAGCATTTAATGTCTAAAGAAGTTCAAAATGCCGATTACTTGAGTGACAACCACAATGATTGTTTGCAGCAGCGCTTAAAGTCTGTTACGATTAAGAGACTTATTGGTACaaaaaatggacggaaattCTACGCCGAAGATTTAACTGTGTTACCAACCGATCTTGAAGAAGTTAAAGCAGCTACTTTTAAGCTAAATTGGTTGTTGGAGAATTAGTGTTTCTGTAttgccaaagcaaatgaatttTAGTTATCAAAGATGATGAAGTTGTGTTCCACATTTACTAAGGCGTTTCAGTAGAAGGGTGTCTAGTTTTTCAAGGAAAACAACTAATAGCATTAGCCGCTCTGATTTTTTTATGCATCCTGACTTCTTATCTATTGGGACGGTACCACTGCTACGCTTGCTTTTGGTCTAACTAAAAGCACTTCACACCTCTgcttttaaatttcttttggcGAAAAATGTTCAGAAGCGCTTTAAGAGGACTATTTAGTGGTTTTTTCTGAAGTGTCTATGATGCCTGGACGTGCTTTCATGCTGTAACATTGGCAGCGATTTTAGCAGGAAGCGCATCCTCTGTAATGTCGGCACCTTCAACTCATAAACAATCATATGAAAGTACAACCTCTAAGAAGTAGAGAATTGGTGATCGTTACGATTACAAATTCTCTCTTCTGCGCTTAGAAACTAAAACCAGCCTGGTtctccaaaaaacaaaaaaaaacccagccTGTAGTTTGgtctttgtttttcttggtaGCTCTTCATGTCGAAACTGATTATTTCAAAAATACAATCGGTTCTTAACCAAATAAGCCAAACTCATAACCGCAATTCAAATTCTCGGATATAAGCTAATCTCCATGATGGTAAATTTCATAAAAGTTTCGGGTTTTGGCATAACCTGTGGTTCTTTGATTAGGGTAAGTTACAGACTATAATAGAAACTTGTACAGAAAGGAAGAATATTTATCAATTTATATGAAAGGAAAACTGGCAATGACAGAACAACGTCAGGTACGtcaaatatttaaatttctaaAGCAGGAAATAAAATCATTTCGAGTAGTTCCATCCTCCCATTCCAACCCATTCCACCATTCTTCCTCTCCTTCGATGACAATATTCCGTCTGTTCACACTGGAATCCAGTGGGAGCTGCTTGAGTTGTGGACAGTTAAACACAACAATTGTCATCAGATACGGTGAGGGCAATGCATTTGCGTATATGTTCTTCAGTTTCGAGAGATTAAGCAGTATCAAATTGTTAAGTTTTGCAAATGAATTAAAACCATCCACAACCTCCTCGATTTTACTCAACTGCCTACTATTGATTATCTGCTCCATTTCAGGGCAGTCGTGTATGTCTATGGTCACAAGATTTGGAGCAAAAATAAGCCATGTTAAGTCCTTTAGTTTGGGGCATTCATACACACTTACCCGCTGAAGGCTATGGAAGAAACTTTTGATCGTGATGATCAAGTTGCAAGGATCATTAGGTACTTGTACAGCCCCTCCATTCCATAACAAATCAGTTTTCAAATCTTCTAAGCTTTCACAGTTGCAAATATTACGGATGTCAAGGTGTTTCATATTTGCCAATGCCGATATATCAAGGGAAATCCCAGAGGTGAAGGACTCAAGGCATAGAACTTGAGTACATGCTAGTAAGTTGAGGGAGGTACATAATCTTTCGAAAGCAGAGACACACCTCATGGTCATAGTCATCACATCCAAATGTTTCAAGCACACCAATTCCTCTACTAAAGCTTCTTCTCCACCAAACAGAATATAGTCAGAAGAACCACAATCATACATTCTCAAAACTCTGAGCATCAGAAAACTTGAAATTACATTCTTCGGAACAATATCCATCTTACTGGTAAACTCTAGGCTCAAAATATTTTAGCTTGTCTAAGGCCTTTAACTCAACAGGCAACCCTCTTATACCTGTCTGTGATAGATTGAGATATTGTAGTGACTTCAATTTTGATATCCCCGATGGCAAATGCGTTATACCCTTGTTTTCCGACAGGTCCAAAACTCTTAAACTGGGCATATGCTGAAAGAAGCCTTCACTAATTATCTTCAAACGATTATCAGTTAGAAACAAGGTGGATAAACTGGGGCATGTGGATCTTTCCACCAGATTCTCAATCTGATTAGCCATTAGTGACATCCTTTTCACACCCTTCCATTTTTCCAAATCTGGTGCTTTAATCAAATGAGCGCCAGTACGAACTATGAAATTATCTTTGGCCTTCCCGCATTCACAGGCCAACCACAATGCCATGTCACGAAGAACATCGTGCATTTTCACATAATCTTCCTTACCTTCCAATAAACATGCATTAACAAGAGTACCTATAATATCATAACCTTGGTTTTGAGCTCCAGTCATGTCATCATACTCATCCAGTATTCCCTCCCCAACCCAACAATATATTAATCTTCTTTTGTGAATGAGAAAATCTTCCGGAAATAATGCACAATACAAGAAACAAGATCTAGCTTTCTCGCTAGGTAGATTATCATAACTGAATTTCAAAAGAGGGAATACCTCATCTCCCATACCTGAAAATTCCGAGGCAGATCGTTTTaaaacttgaattgcatgattCCATTCTTGGGGTGTCTTCTTGCTAGCCATGGCCCGTCCAACTGTAATTAGAGCCAGTGGCAAACCGTCACATTCTTTGGCAACCATCTCTGCTAGTGTAGGGATATCTGGATGAATATAAAGTGTTTCTTCACCCACCTTCTCTTGAAACAAAGTCCATGCTCTGTCCCATGCCAAACACTCCACCTTGATCTTTTTGTGAGCACCCATACGGCTACAAACCTCCTCAGAGCGAGTTGTGAATACAAGCTTAGACTTATTCTCTCTGTCAGGAATCGGAACCCCGATTTTGGCTACATCAACCCTCTCCCATATATCATCCAACAATAATACAAATCTCTTCGATTTTAAAGCCGCAAAGATGTCTTCAGCTTTTCTAAGGTGATCTTTATCCTTCCACGAGCCATCGCAACTCCCTATCTTTTCCCCAATGCTGTCTTGAATATTTTCAAGCTTTAGATCCTTAGAGACCTCTATCCAAATCACAAGATCAAAATCATTGGGGGTATGAAGGAAGTTGTTGTTGATCTTGGTCAAAAGGGTGGTCTTACCTACACCTCCCATCCCATACAAGCCAATAATTCCCACTTGCTCATCTTCAATGCAATCCCAGACCTTGCCAAATGTTGACTCCATGCCCACAGTTGGTTCAACACTTCTTTCATACACCATAGCTGCAGGTACCCGTTCAGCCACAACTTCAAAAGCTCCCCTGCTCTGTAAAGCACTCACTTCCATCAACATCTTAGCCAATTTTTTCCCCAACTTGTAGTGGGTTTTGCAATTACATAACAACCCACCTCCTGAATCACGTAATTTCTCAACTTTTTGACTTCTGATATCTTTCCCGTTCACCAAGTTATTGGCTTGAGCTTCCATGGCTTCCACCCTTGTTATCCATCTCTGTACCTGGTCTAAGCGTTTCAAATGTTGCTGCTGCTCGGCATTGTCAACCCTTCTCTTCAAATCGTTCTTTAGATCCGTTAATTCTTCTAAAGCAGTCTGCAGATCATGAAGGTGGGACTTGAACATACAAGGGTATGCTATTTGTCCAACTGTGGAATCCCAGCAGCGAGAAAGTATGTCATCACATGATATGGAGATTGAAAAGATGTTGCCCATTATTAATTCACTCAGATCTTAGATTTCTAGCATAGAAGGAAAGGGCAAATTTAGGCAGATCGAGGATATTATTGTAGTTGATCAGAGATGGCGTTTATGGATCCAAGATGGAAATGTCAAATCTTACGACTACGGGCAGTACCAGATATTAAAATATTGTAGGAGTTGAAGGACCCATTATCTGAAGATGAAATTGAAGTttcatcataaaattaattaataatatggAAAGTAACCCAAGACTATATAAGCACATaacaaaccttgtccctcaccggTGCGGGggcggattttcaagcctacacgtggacaacaattg is a genomic window of Malus domestica chromosome 09, GDT2T_hap1 containing:
- the LOC139187807 gene encoding uncharacterized protein; translation: MAEMMLTDCRSNISVARRYYASNPVLQPLEDKVHMSVVSKTWKSVLNSVPDSHFDVDTEIPSVLYCLMDPYGCKRKKAKGLRNHLTTWVDKSMRVCHEHGNHKKCIIECFRLRAIFDDRIELIAKNYVKKLDLNYKIYSLSWYHFPPTTLDGALVVLNLCNCGLEIPASKRLSCFQVLRLSNVDLNGLAGHLLSICPSLETLDIKSCRNIKHLQISSNFKLKNVLGFQTEAYTYYIDATTLQTLHLYEIPQFLEMSILNGAVSCSNLKELSLCSTYHTFITNKIIETLISKFPYLEELTFSASFDSAKILKVSSHLLRKLSITLHGNNCVKEVNINTPNLLVYLYSCTANNIPSTISLNSTQLRVANLELNFSCGMLLGRSWFLKLREYLGNFTPVEELNLGVKPHSEMGFLPGDIREAQTVPSSSLAKITHLRVVDNPSVMVDFIALVEGLLLCCHPLTLSVTASYPPNINYMVKVIYKHLMSKEVQNADYLSDNHNDCLQQRLKSVTIKRLIGTKNGRKFYAEDLTVLPTDLEEVKAATFKLNWLLEN
- the LOC103443756 gene encoding LOW QUALITY PROTEIN: probable disease resistance protein At5g63020 (The sequence of the model RefSeq protein was modified relative to this genomic sequence to represent the inferred CDS: deleted 1 base in 1 codon) translates to MGNIFSISISCDDILSRCWDSTVGQIAYPCMFKSHLHDLQTALEELTDLKNDLKRRVDNAEQQQHLKRLDQVQRWITRVEAMEAQANNLVNGKDIRSQKVEKLRDSGGGLLCNCKTHYKLGKKLAKMLMEVSALQSRGAFEVVAERVPAAMVYERSVEPTVGMESTFGKVWDCIEDEQVGIIGLYGMGGVGKTTLLTKINNNFLHTPNDFDLVIWIEVSKDLKLENIQDSIGEKIGSCDGSWKDKDHLRKAEDIFAALKSKRFVLLLDDIWERVDVAKIGVPIPDRENKSKLVFTTRSEEVCSRMGAHKKIKVECLAWDRAWTLFQEKVGEETLYIHPDIPTLAEMVAKECDGLPLALITVGRAMASKKTPQEWNHAIQVLKRSASEFSGMGDEVFPLLKFSYDNLPSEKARSCFLYCALFPEDFLIHKRRLIYCWVGEGILDEYDDMTGAQNQGYDIIGTLVNACLLEGKEDYVKMHDVLRDMALWLACECGKAKDNFIVRTGAHLIKAPDLEKWKGVKRMSLMANQIENLVERSTCPSLSTLFLTDNRLKIISEGFFQHMPSLRVLDLSENKGITHLPSGISKLKSLQYLNLSQTGIRGLPVELKALDKLKYLSLEFTSKMDIVPKNVISSFLMLRVLRMYDCGSSDYILFGGEEALVEELVCLKHLDVMTMTMRCVSAFERLCTSLNLLACTQVLCLESFTSGISLDISALANMKHLDIRNICNCESLEDLKTDLLWNGGAVQVPNDPCNLIITIKSFFHSLQRVSVYECPKLKDLTWLIFAPNLVTIDIHDCPEMEQIINSRQLSKIEEVVDGFNSFAKLNNLILLNLSKLKNIYANALPSPYLMTIVVFNCPQLKQLPLDSSVNRRNIVIEGEEEWWNGLEWEDGTTRNDFISCFRNLNI